One region of Quercus lobata isolate SW786 chromosome 2, ValleyOak3.0 Primary Assembly, whole genome shotgun sequence genomic DNA includes:
- the LOC115978011 gene encoding AP2/ERF and B3 domain-containing transcription factor RAV1-like: MCLKMAMICLDESTSGSITSSSFTVKRSMENSCQMGSGSSAKSNSEIGIEADSKKLPSSKYKGVVPQPNGRWGAQIYDKHQRVWLGTFDEEEQAAKAYDIAALRFRGHNAITNLQHTLEPHKDANELYFLNSHSKDEIVDMLRKHSYTHELEQSEYNICASHGTRKRHRDNWLMDTPVSESELFDVAKEYLFEKVVTPSDVGKLNRLVIPKQQAEKYFPLPTESAAKGVLLNFEDSIGKVWRFRYCYWSSSQSYVLTKGWSKFVKEKNLKAGDRVSFQRSMGPDKKFFIGWRPRNGSSFAEVLDKVKSSATIQAVKVVRLFGVNIFNILETPTSSFVTNNI, encoded by the coding sequence atgtgtttaaaaatgGCCATGATCTGCTTAGATGAGAGCACAAGTGGGTCAATAACATCTTCAAGTTTTACTGTGAAAAGGTCCATGGAGAACTCATGCCAAATGGGTAGTGGGAGTAGTGCTAAATCAAACTCAGAAATTGGTATCGAAGCGGATTCGAAAAAGTTACCATCTTCCAAATACAAGGGAGTAGTTCCTCAACCCAACGGCAGATGGGGAGCACAAATATACGACAAGCATCAACGCGTGTGGTTAGGAACTTTCGATGAGGAAGAACAAGCTGCTAAGGCCTATGACATTGCAGCACTAAGGTTTCGTGGCCACAATGCCATCACAAATCTCCAGCACACTTTGGAGCCTCACAAAGATGCCAATGAATTGTATTTCTTGAATTCTCATTCAAAGGATGAAATTGTGGACATGCTCCGGAAACACTCTTATACACATGAGCTTGAGCAAAGTGAGTACAATATTTGTGCGAGTCATGGCACTAGAAAAAGACATAGAGATAACTGGCTCATGGACACACCTGTGTCTGAGTCTGAGCTATTTGATGTAGCAAAAGAGTACCTTTTTGAGAAGGTGGTGACACCAAGTGATGTAGGGAAACTTAACCGCTTGGTTATTCCTAAACAGCAAGCCGAGAAGTATTTTCCATTGCCTACTGAAAGTGCTGCAAAGGGTGTGCTGTTGAATTTTGAAGATAGTATTGGGAAGGTGTGGAGGTTTAGATATTGCTATTGGAGTAGTAGTCAGAGCTATGTTTTAACAAAAGGGTGGAGCAAATTTGTGAAGGAGAAGAACCTGAAAGCTGGGGATAGAGTTAGCTTTCAGAGATCAATGGGGCCTGATAAGAAGTTCTTCATAGGATGGAGGCCGCGAAATGGATCTAGTTTTGCGGAAGTGCTTGATAAGGTAAAGTCATCAGCCACTATTCAAGCTGTTAAGGTGGTTAGGTTATTTGGTGTCAACATTTTCAACATTTTAGAGACACCTACAAGTAGTTTTGtaactaataatatataa